The DNA region CAGGCGCATTTCGATCCATTCGTTCTCTTCGTCCCAATACGAGACGTGGTCGAACGCGGCCGGGTCGAAGTTCGCGCCCAGGCCGTTGTTGATGACGTGGAGCATGTTGCGGTTGAACTCGGCGGTCACCCCGGCGGCGTCGTCATAGGCGCGCTCCAGGGTCTCCCGGTCCTTCACCAGGTCTGTCCCGAGGAGGAACCACTCCCCTTCGTCGAGCACGTCGCGGACCGAGCGCAGGAAGGTGGCGCGGTCGGCGGGGAAGAAGTTGCCGATCGTGCCGCCGAGGAAGACCACCATCCGCGGCCGGTCGCCCGGCAGCAGGTCCAGATGCCGGGTGAAGTCGCCGACCACGCCACGGACCTCCAGGGAGGGGTAGTCGGCCGTGATGGCTTCCGCGGCCTCGGCGAGCGCGGTTTCGGAGACGTCGAGCGGGACGAACTCCTTCAAGGTGCCGTGACTCGTCAGCGCGTCGAGCAGGAGCCTCGTCTTCTCACTCGATCCGGATCCGAGTTCGACGAGGGTGTGCGCGCCCGAGATTTCGGCGATCTCACCACCGCGCGCGGCGAGCACCTCCCGTTCGCTCCGGGTCGGGTAGTACTCGGGCAGGGCGGTGATCTTCTCGAACAGCTCGCTGCCGCGCGCGTCGTAGAACCATTTGGGCGACAACCACTTCTGGTCGGCCTCCA from Amycolatopsis sp. EV170708-02-1 includes:
- the egtD gene encoding L-histidine N(alpha)-methyltransferase, with the translated sequence MTELDLDVHHSESDITEQLRADVRAGLEADQKWLSPKWFYDARGSELFEKITALPEYYPTRSEREVLAARGGEIAEISGAHTLVELGSGSSEKTRLLLDALTSHGTLKEFVPLDVSETALAEAAEAITADYPSLEVRGVVGDFTRHLDLLPGDRPRMVVFLGGTIGNFFPADRATFLRSVRDVLDEGEWFLLGTDLVKDRETLERAYDDAAGVTAEFNRNMLHVINNGLGANFDPAAFDHVSYWDEENEWIEMRLRARAPLTVDIPGADLQVKFAEGEYVRTEISAKFRREGIAAELAEAGFSVEEWWTDSESRFGVSLARSVRG